A single window of Rana temporaria chromosome 1, aRanTem1.1, whole genome shotgun sequence DNA harbors:
- the LOC120929584 gene encoding uncharacterized protein LOC120929584, with translation MGLWFKTVFQTHINLFWDATQGLNFKKVSKRDLGTDIISGLSLGSSIWNRVDIDSLNIRGLNFVGGLQQILLKGGRVDLNALAEMKVDIQNIHTIAADLQNIQMSVNALNKTLQTNNVSKSIVCGIIGNLLSEHLSLGLREIKQGEWPRIMNSTLLFHLIKDSGVTCRNFALAKVRSLDTLCNKDRLGKQEIPLTVDIPTWSTAPLPVYKMIVLGEVEVRNGTNILKQLLPQSRLVVKDNQVWKTMDPNCCTRRAQAWLCSCSFERLEYIDGCAATHSGNCMVQLQKFEPAWKRIIHGEDSRVCALGVPSFTWQKQVQCQTPITGWCVNLTDGLLTIGEEDIRANIQMNQVSMDIEQTDLGKWDSMISPLFKKIPPLTVELDTLFKRDSRKIIELQDLVKENLIGSNKITKEFQEPWWSIPTNTFTHPLLRTLSIIFVFIQFITTLQATTVNLVAKVDSLTEAVNANTAAIQEEGRQRQRN, from the exons ATGGGATTATGGTTTAAAACGGTATTTCAAACACATATAAACTTATTTTGGGATGCTACACAAGGGCTTAATTTTAAGAAGGTCTCAAAGAGGGATCTGGGTACTGATATCATATCAGGCCTCAGTTTGGGTAGTTCAATTTGGAATAGGGTTGATATAGACAGCCTAAATATAAGAGGACTAAATTTTGTGGGTGGATTACAGCAGATACTGCTTAAAGGGGGAAGAGTGGATTTAAACGCTCTAGCTGAAATGAAAGTAGATATTCAGAACATTCACACCATTGCTGCAGATTTGCAGAACATTCAAATGTCGGTGAATGCACTGAATAAAACACTTCAAACCAATAATGTATCCAAGTCTATAGTTTGTGGTATCATAGGAAACTTGCTGAGTGAACACCTGAGCCTAGGGCTTAGAGAAATCAAACAAGGAGAATGGCCAAGGATAATGAACTCAACCTTATTATTCCATCTTATCAAAGACAGTGGTGTTACTTGTAGGAACTTTGCCCTTGCCAAAGTAAGGAGCCTGGATACTCTTTGCAATAAAGATCGCCTTGGAAAGCAGGAAATACCTCTGACCGTTGACATCCCTACATGGTCAACAGCACCCTTACCCGTATACAAGATGATCGTTCTTGGTGAGGTGGAAGTGAGAAATGGCACTAATATACTGAAACAACTGCTACCGCAAAGCAGACTTGTTGTCAAGGACAACCAAGTGTGGAAAACCATGGATCCCAACTGCTGTACCAGACGTGCCCAGGCCTGGCTTTGTTCCTGTTCTTTTGAGCGGCTGGAGTACATAGATGGCTGTGCTGCTACACACTCTGGAAACTGCATGGTTCAATTGCAAAAATTTGAACCGGCCTGGAAGAGAATTATTCATGGAGAGGACTCGAGGGTCTGTGCATTAGGGGTTCCCTCCTTCACTTGGCAGAAACAAGTTCAGTGCCAGACACCTATCACAGGCTGGTGTGTGAACCTCACAGATGGACTGTTAACAATTGGAGAGGAAGACATTCGAGCTAATATCCAGATGAATCAAGTATCTATGGACATTGAGCAAACAGATCTTGGCAAATGGGACTCTATGATTTCTCCTTTATTTAAGAAAATACCACCACTTACAGTTGAATTGGATACATTATTTAAGAGGGATAGTAGGAAAATTATAGAATTACAAGATCTGGTGAAGGAAAACCTCATCGGTTCTAATAAAATTACTAAGGAATTTCAAGAGCCTTGGTGGAGCATACCCACTAACACTTTTACTCACCCGCTATTGAGAACTCTTTCCatcatttttgtgtttattcaattt ATCACTACACTGCAGGCCACCACTGTGAACCTGGTGGCCAAGGTTGATAGCCTTACTGAGGCCGTCAACGCCAACACGGCTGCtatccaggaggaggggagacagaggcAGCGCAATTAG